One genomic region from Antedon mediterranea chromosome 3, ecAntMedi1.1, whole genome shotgun sequence encodes:
- the LOC140044876 gene encoding uncharacterized protein isoform X1 yields MMALHYDHDDKSLDSCLLENTYYFWTQDPLLDQQYHKLKHSGALLIRPNQHEVSGLNYAAPPTDEPKEIKGIPPYWLDELHNKNTECWEKYKQIKNKYFKMRNLLPVFKSEETLQQDKCYHTELDTNIKKIEVSETHKTSTEAIQLFTADEIKSQRPNIESSEKDGTYNTNRLATSNKTRTIVESCKLSPKHIDETYREIRTILNNKDDLTGGVIKDGTYNTNRLATSNKTRTIVESCKLSPTHIDETYREIRTILNNKDDLTGGVIKYKNDKLEKTKVKGTNNKSTGRLSNNKRGKYFDMSLTSLQIKDMLADCKATDCEKDIDEIKVVKTIKKVSKERLIEQQDTTVMKQDSNCTNAVKNYACHFKENDTSSFTDYSIHIVNEGKVDQSIVKEQTSRPTVSNKTLSTKNQISQPSDLENVLRIPDDETKQKVNEFVDLFRVNIHKLAQCVVSPIKIRQELGYLIGAADTDITLKGHLHDIFKQVMSELIEDVIRLKGQRNNELRLRLNREAEVSWLRDQLQTCRMNNVIRNQHRL; encoded by the exons ATGATGGCTCTCCACTACGATCACGATGATAAATCACTTGATAGTTGTTTGCTGGAAAATACGTATTATTTTTGGACGCAGGATCCATTACTTGATCAACAATACCATAAGTTAAAGCATTCTGGGGCTCTTCTAATTCGACCAAACCAACATGAAGTAAGTGGCTTAAACTACGCAGCCCCACCCACTGATGAACCGAAAGAAATTAAAGGAATACCTCCGTATTGGTTAGACGAGCTTCACAATAAAAATACGGAATGTTGggaaaaatacaaacaaattaaaaataaatactttaaaatgcGAAATCTACTGCCGGTGTTTAAATCTGAAGAAACTTTACAACAAGACAAATGTTACCATACAGAGCTTGATacaaatataaagaaaattgaAGTTTCAGAGACACACAAGACATCAACAGAAGCAATCCAACTATTTACCGCAGATGAAATAAAATCACAACGTCCCAATATTGAATCTAGTGAAAAGGATGGAACTTATAATACCAATAGATTAGCAACATCaaataaaacaagaacaatTGTTGAATCATGCAAATTGTCTCCAAAACATATTGACGAAACTTATCGCGAAATTAGgacaattttgaataataaagacGATTTGACCGGTGGAGTTATAAAGGATGGAACTTATAATACCAATAGATTAGCAACATCaaataaaacaagaacaatTGTTGAATCATGCAAATTGTCTCCAACACATATTGACGAAACTTATCGCGAGATTAGgacaattttgaataataaagacGATTTGACCGGTGgagttataaaatataaaaatgataaactGGAAAAGACCAAGGTCAAAGGTACTAATAATAAGTCAACCGGTCGGCTATCCAATAATAAACGAGGGAAATACTTTGATATGAGTTTAACTTCTCTACAAATAAAAGATATGCTAGCAGACTGTAAAGCAACTGATTGTGAAAAGGATATTGATGAAATTAAAGTAGTTAAAACAATTAAGAAAGTGTCAAAAGAAAGACTTATTGAACAACAAGACACTACTGTAATGAAACAGGattcaaattgcacaaatgCCGTAAAAAATTATGCATGTCACTTCAAGGAAAATGATACCTCATCGTTTACGGATTATTCTATTCACATTGTCAACGAAGGAAAAGTAGACCAATCAATAGTTAAAGAAcaaactagtaggcctactgttagtAACAAGACTTTGTCCACCAAGAATCAAATATCCCAACCATCGGATCTAGAGAATGTGCTACGTATTCCGGATGACGAAACCAAACAAAAAGTAAATGAATTCGTTGATCTTTTTCGCGTAAACATTCACAAACTTGCGCAGTGCGTCGTAAGTCCGATTAAAATCAGG caAGAACTTGGATATCTAATTGGTGCGGCAGACACGGATATTACACTAAAGGGACATTTGCATG atatattcaAGCAAGTTATGAGCGAGTTAATAGAAGATGTGATCCGACTGAAAGGTCAACGAAATAACGAACTGCGTTTGCGACTGAATCGGGAAGCTGAAGTAAGTTGGCTGCGAGACCAACTACAAACATGTCGTATGAACAATGTTATCAGAAACCAACACAGActataa
- the LOC140044877 gene encoding beta,beta-carotene 15,15'-dioxygenase-like, with amino-acid sequence MAEKDPHFARLFESTVKEQIEPVETKIKGNIPKWIKGTMIRNGPGLFEVGDDTYKHWFDGLSLLHRFNLNNGKVTYQSRFLQSEAYKRAMKYKRIVMTEFGTLGIPDPCKNIFERFASQFLPLNITDNDVINFMKIGDDLYTLTETQYIRKIDTEDLTSSENRVDLFRTFAVLTQSSHPHVDVDGCTYNMASSYLLGCYYNIVKFTPNTGPDPTSTAEIVCRIPATRWTKPSYYHSFGMTTNYFIFLEQSLYIDIPRLAISTMCRKPIASSLFYDKHEPVRFHLVNRSDGSIVKTQYVSDPMFGMHVINSYEQDGHVIFDMCCYGDGYLISKFYLDYLRNGDENGKTEFPSPELRRYVLPLNINSWTPRDSNLVTLKNSKATARLQKNGQVYLVPECMSEIGIDMPCINYKKYNAKPYRYAYGTSNVPAGGFVDAMAKIDLHTKESKIWQEPNCYPSEPMFIESPDAVDEDDGVILSCIVNSEHRSAFLLVLDAKTFKEIGRAQLPDNIECGLTFHGHFEKCS; translated from the exons GAAACATTCCAAAATGGATTAAAGGTACAATGATTCGAAATGGACCAGGCCTGTTTGAAGTCGGTGACGATACATATAAACATTGGTTCGATGGCCTTTCATTACTTCACCGATTCAATCTTAATAACGGCAAAGTTACGTACCAGAGTCGATTTCTACAAAGCGAAGCGTACAAACGAGCAATGAAATATAAACGAATTGTTATGACAGAATTTGGAACTCTCGGAATTCCGGATCcgtgtaaaaatatatttgagaGGTTCGCTTCACAGTTTCTTCCGTTGAACATTACTGATAATGACGTCATTAATTTTATGAAAATTGGTGATGATTTATATACACTTACGGAAACGCAATACATTCGAAAAATTGATACGGAGGATTTAACGTCAAGTGAAAACAGG GTTGATTTGTTCCGTACGTTTGCCGTTCTGACGCAAAGTTCACATCCGCACGTGGACGTGGATGGTTGCACGTACAACATGGCGTCTTCCTACCTTCTTGGCTGCTACTACAACATTGTCAAATTCACACCAAATACAG gtcCCGATCCGACATCTACTGCGGAAATAGTCTGTCGTATACCAGCAACGCGGTGGACGAAACCAAGTTACTATCACAGTTTTGGAATGACAACAAACTATTTCATATTCCTTGAACAATCTTTGTATATAGACATACCTCGGCTTGCCATTTCTACCATGTGCCGAAAACCTATAGCTTCTTCGTTGTTCTATGACAAACACGAACCAGTGAGGTTCCATCTTGTGAACAGAAGCGATGGTAGCATCGTAAAAACGCAATACGTTTCTGACCCCATGTTTGGGATGCATGTCATTAATTCTTACGAACAAGACGGTCATGTTATTTTTGATATGTGCTGCTATGGAGATGGGTATCTTATCAGTAAATTTTATCTGGATTATTTAAGAAACGGAGACGAGAATGGAAAAACTGAATTTCCTTCACCGGAATTGAGAAGATACGTTTTACCGTTAAACATCAATTCG TGGACACCGCGAGATAGCAACCTAGTAACTTTAAAGAACAGCAAAGCAACCGCCAGGCTGCAGAAAAATGGACAAGTCTACCTTGTTCCGGAGTGCATGTCAGAAATTG GGATTGACATGCCGTGTATTAATTACAAGAAGTATAATGCCAAGCCTTACCGATACGCTTATGGGACATCTAACGTACCCGCAGGAGGATTCGTTGATGCA ATGGCAAAAATAGATCTTCACACTAAGGAAAGTAAGATTTGGCAAGAACCTAATTGCTACCCTTCGGAACCAATGTTCATCGAATCTCCAGACGCTGTCGATGAAGATGACG GTGTTATTTTATCGTGCATTGTTAATTCTGAACACCGTAGTGCATTTCTGCTTGTCTTGGAtgcaaaaacatttaaagaaatAGGACGAGCCCAACTTCCTGACAACATAGAGTGTGGCTTAACATTCCATGGACATTTTGAGAAATGCTCATGA
- the LOC140044876 gene encoding uncharacterized protein isoform X3, with protein sequence MMALHYDHDDKSLDSCLLENTYYFWTQDPLLDQQYHKLKHSGALLIRPNQHEVSGLNYAAPPTDEPKEIKGIPPYWLDELHNKNTECWEKYKQIKNKYFKMRNLLPVFKSEETLQQDKCYHTELDTNIKKIEVSETHKTSTEAIQLFTADEIKSQRPNIESSEKDGTYNTNRLATSNKTRTIVESCKLSPKHIDETYREIRTILNNKDDLTGGVIKDGTYNTNRLATSNKTRTIVESCKLSPTHIDETYREIRTILNNKDDLTGGVIKYKNDKLEKTKVKGTNNKSTGRLSNNKRGKYFDMSLTSLQIKDMLADCKATDCEKDIDEIKVVKTIKKVSKERLIEQQDTTVMKQDSNCTNAVKNYACHFKENDTSSFTDYSIHIVNEGKVDQSIVKEQTSRPTVSNKTLSTKNQISQPSDLENVLRIPDDETKQKVNEFVDLFRVNIHKLAQCVVSPIKIRNLDI encoded by the exons ATGATGGCTCTCCACTACGATCACGATGATAAATCACTTGATAGTTGTTTGCTGGAAAATACGTATTATTTTTGGACGCAGGATCCATTACTTGATCAACAATACCATAAGTTAAAGCATTCTGGGGCTCTTCTAATTCGACCAAACCAACATGAAGTAAGTGGCTTAAACTACGCAGCCCCACCCACTGATGAACCGAAAGAAATTAAAGGAATACCTCCGTATTGGTTAGACGAGCTTCACAATAAAAATACGGAATGTTGggaaaaatacaaacaaattaaaaataaatactttaaaatgcGAAATCTACTGCCGGTGTTTAAATCTGAAGAAACTTTACAACAAGACAAATGTTACCATACAGAGCTTGATacaaatataaagaaaattgaAGTTTCAGAGACACACAAGACATCAACAGAAGCAATCCAACTATTTACCGCAGATGAAATAAAATCACAACGTCCCAATATTGAATCTAGTGAAAAGGATGGAACTTATAATACCAATAGATTAGCAACATCaaataaaacaagaacaatTGTTGAATCATGCAAATTGTCTCCAAAACATATTGACGAAACTTATCGCGAAATTAGgacaattttgaataataaagacGATTTGACCGGTGGAGTTATAAAGGATGGAACTTATAATACCAATAGATTAGCAACATCaaataaaacaagaacaatTGTTGAATCATGCAAATTGTCTCCAACACATATTGACGAAACTTATCGCGAGATTAGgacaattttgaataataaagacGATTTGACCGGTGgagttataaaatataaaaatgataaactGGAAAAGACCAAGGTCAAAGGTACTAATAATAAGTCAACCGGTCGGCTATCCAATAATAAACGAGGGAAATACTTTGATATGAGTTTAACTTCTCTACAAATAAAAGATATGCTAGCAGACTGTAAAGCAACTGATTGTGAAAAGGATATTGATGAAATTAAAGTAGTTAAAACAATTAAGAAAGTGTCAAAAGAAAGACTTATTGAACAACAAGACACTACTGTAATGAAACAGGattcaaattgcacaaatgCCGTAAAAAATTATGCATGTCACTTCAAGGAAAATGATACCTCATCGTTTACGGATTATTCTATTCACATTGTCAACGAAGGAAAAGTAGACCAATCAATAGTTAAAGAAcaaactagtaggcctactgttagtAACAAGACTTTGTCCACCAAGAATCAAATATCCCAACCATCGGATCTAGAGAATGTGCTACGTATTCCGGATGACGAAACCAAACAAAAAGTAAATGAATTCGTTGATCTTTTTCGCGTAAACATTCACAAACTTGCGCAGTGCGTCGTAAGTCCGATTAAAATCAGG AACTTGGATATCTAA
- the LOC140044876 gene encoding uncharacterized protein isoform X2, whose protein sequence is MMALHYDHDDKSLDSCLLENTYYFWTQDPLLDQQYHKLKHSGALLIRPNQHEVSGLNYAAPPTDEPKEIKGIPPYWLDELHNKNTECWEKYKQIKNKYFKMRNLLPVFKSEETLQQDKCYHTELDTNIKKIEVSETHKTSTEAIQLFTADEIKSQRPNIESSEKDGTYNTNRLATSNKTRTIVESCKLSPKHIDETYREIRTILNNKDDLTGGVIKDGTYNTNRLATSNKTRTIVESCKLSPTHIDETYREIRTILNNKDDLTGGVIKYKNDKLEKTKVKGTNNKSTGRLSNNKRGKYFDMSLTSLQIKDMLADCKATDCEKDIDEIKVVKTIKKVSKERLIEQQDTTVMKQDSNCTNAVKNYACHFKENDTSSFTDYSIHIVNEGKVDQSIVKEQTSRPTVSNKTLSTKNQISQPSDLENVLRIPDDETKQKQELGYLIGAADTDITLKGHLHDIFKQVMSELIEDVIRLKGQRNNELRLRLNREAEVSWLRDQLQTCRMNNVIRNQHRL, encoded by the exons ATGATGGCTCTCCACTACGATCACGATGATAAATCACTTGATAGTTGTTTGCTGGAAAATACGTATTATTTTTGGACGCAGGATCCATTACTTGATCAACAATACCATAAGTTAAAGCATTCTGGGGCTCTTCTAATTCGACCAAACCAACATGAAGTAAGTGGCTTAAACTACGCAGCCCCACCCACTGATGAACCGAAAGAAATTAAAGGAATACCTCCGTATTGGTTAGACGAGCTTCACAATAAAAATACGGAATGTTGggaaaaatacaaacaaattaaaaataaatactttaaaatgcGAAATCTACTGCCGGTGTTTAAATCTGAAGAAACTTTACAACAAGACAAATGTTACCATACAGAGCTTGATacaaatataaagaaaattgaAGTTTCAGAGACACACAAGACATCAACAGAAGCAATCCAACTATTTACCGCAGATGAAATAAAATCACAACGTCCCAATATTGAATCTAGTGAAAAGGATGGAACTTATAATACCAATAGATTAGCAACATCaaataaaacaagaacaatTGTTGAATCATGCAAATTGTCTCCAAAACATATTGACGAAACTTATCGCGAAATTAGgacaattttgaataataaagacGATTTGACCGGTGGAGTTATAAAGGATGGAACTTATAATACCAATAGATTAGCAACATCaaataaaacaagaacaatTGTTGAATCATGCAAATTGTCTCCAACACATATTGACGAAACTTATCGCGAGATTAGgacaattttgaataataaagacGATTTGACCGGTGgagttataaaatataaaaatgataaactGGAAAAGACCAAGGTCAAAGGTACTAATAATAAGTCAACCGGTCGGCTATCCAATAATAAACGAGGGAAATACTTTGATATGAGTTTAACTTCTCTACAAATAAAAGATATGCTAGCAGACTGTAAAGCAACTGATTGTGAAAAGGATATTGATGAAATTAAAGTAGTTAAAACAATTAAGAAAGTGTCAAAAGAAAGACTTATTGAACAACAAGACACTACTGTAATGAAACAGGattcaaattgcacaaatgCCGTAAAAAATTATGCATGTCACTTCAAGGAAAATGATACCTCATCGTTTACGGATTATTCTATTCACATTGTCAACGAAGGAAAAGTAGACCAATCAATAGTTAAAGAAcaaactagtaggcctactgttagtAACAAGACTTTGTCCACCAAGAATCAAATATCCCAACCATCGGATCTAGAGAATGTGCTACGTATTCCGGATGACGAAACCAAACAAAAA caAGAACTTGGATATCTAATTGGTGCGGCAGACACGGATATTACACTAAAGGGACATTTGCATG atatattcaAGCAAGTTATGAGCGAGTTAATAGAAGATGTGATCCGACTGAAAGGTCAACGAAATAACGAACTGCGTTTGCGACTGAATCGGGAAGCTGAAGTAAGTTGGCTGCGAGACCAACTACAAACATGTCGTATGAACAATGTTATCAGAAACCAACACAGActataa